The window CTGCAATTCACAGAAGGAGGAAAAAAAATGTTTTCATATCAACAGCCCAAAAATCAAATAGTCCTACAAATATTCCATATCATTTTAGTTCAAACCAATACATAAGATATGGCTGTTATTATGCTTTGTGTCATCACAATTGAAGCAAAAGTATGTGATTGATCCATCCGCAAAAAGGACTGCATGGATGGTTGGGATGCTTATTATATTTGGTGATCTGGTGATAGTAGTTGTATTCCTGGTCATAAAAGCACATTAACTTGTCTTTGGGCTTAGTCGCGGAACTCATCCATGAATGCTTCATGAAACGCCTTGAGCCGGGATATAATGGCTGGAATCTTATCCTCCTGTGGAAGGATTGTACATCTCACATGCCATGTTCCAGGGACCTTCCACAAGATAAACAGGAAAAGAGCAAAAGCTTAGCAATATAACCATGAAGCTGCCATTCATACTACTGgttcaaaagagaaaaaggaaaaaaaaaggatgccCATGTATCGAAATATAACCCAGCCTCACCTGCCCAAAGCCAGATCCGGGAACAACAACAATACCAGTGGCATCAAGAAGGCGGCGAGCATAGAGCGTGTCTGGTGCTGCAATAACTGCCTTGGCGGCATCAATCGCCTTTTGAGGCAAGTGAAGGCGTGGGAAGAGATACATTGCTCCCTCAGCCTTGTTGCATGTTACACCTTCTAAGCTGTTAAATGCATCTTCTAAAGCCTGCAATAAGGATTAcaatataatctttcataaacTTGAAATAGGGAAGCCACTTGTGGGCAATTAACACTTCATGTGAGGAATCAAAACAGGTTTGTTACTGCAAGCATATATGTTTGAGTGCCAGAAACCCTGGAACTGTCTCTTGCAAGTCAAGTAAATAGGTTTTTCAATAACAAGGAAGAATAACATGGTACTGACCTTTGCTCGCCTAGCTAACGATGAAAGAATCCCATTTTTCTCAGCGATAAATGATTTATAAGATTCATCTCCAACCTGCAAACTTATCAAAGTTATTTCTTTCATTGACATTCTATACCTCACTGTAACAACCAAGAAATGACTTTCCACTGTATTTTACATGAACTCCTATCAGTCACTATCTAACAGCAAGGTTCTTAAATTAAAGAGCTTTCAAGTAGTAAATAGATCAGTGAGAACACAATAACGCTCACCTTTGGTGGATTCATGACAAGACTAGCAATAATTTGGCCAGAGATATTGGAGCAGAGATTGACAGATGCCACTTTGTAGAACTGTTCTCTAACTTCAGCACTGAAACCAGTTACCTCCATGTAACCTCCCCTTTTTCCACACTCTCCATGGTAACCTTATGGGAATGACAGTACATGTTATTGAACATCCAGATCACAGCAATTCATAAGAAATGGTTATTGACATACCCTTGGAAATTGATTGAAATGATACTAAATAAAGGTCTTCCTCGCCATATCCCATTGACCTTGCAATCTTCTTGAAAGAGTTGAACTTCTTATTGTCGACATAGACATTTTCTTGATATACCTGCAAAAGTTTGCCACATTGCATTAGTAACTAAAATCCTTGAAAATGGATCTTGGAATATTACATGTAAACCATCTTGTCTTTAGAAATCTCTCAAACTCTAAAGATCATTTCACTAGGTTTTATGATTGCCTTACCTCATCTGCTAGAAGAACCAACTCTTCATTCTTGCAAAATTCAACTATTTTCTTCTGGTTTTCCTCAGCAAGAACCTTTTGGAAGAAAAGCAAACAATCAACTATACGGAATGCAGATTAAAAGGAGACCTCGTCATAATGATGCTTTGGAAACAAAGAACTGTGTTTGTTAGTGGCCtgctatttattaaaaaaaaaaagtgaaaaactTGTTCCCTCTGCAAAAAGATCAGGAGAAAATTCAGATAATTCATTGTTCTTAAACAAAGGAAAATGCATGCTCCCAAATGTACCAGAAATGATACTTTAAACAATAGAAATGATACTTCAAACATCATGTTGGAGGCATTAATCTgaaaaattcaaataattttgGATTGTTGATGTTTAGTACAATATGTGACATAAGCCAATCATTTTCAAGAAATGCAAAATGGATGTAATTATCATTAAGCAACTAGATTGAAAGCCACCTTTATTTGTTCAACAATACAAGTTGCTtagcaaaattaaaaaaaaaatatattttttgctaAGTAGTCCCCATAATCCACCTACGGTTCAAAACAATCTAAGTAAAAGATCACATCATACCTGTCCAGTGGGATTGCCTGGATTTATAACCACTAATGCCCTAACAGTTATGCCTTTGGATTGAGCATCTTCTAATTGTTTCTTAACATCTGAAATCTCCAACCCCCATCCTGTTGCCTCGTCAAGGTAATATGGGACCTGAACAAAACAGTCCAACTTTCAGAGGAAACTCTGAATGTATTTAAAATAGAATAGATGAGAAGATAGACGTTTGTGAAACTAAACAAAATCTGAACTCTTAAACAGCTAAAGGTGTAGCTTATTCAGTTTCTTAATGTACCAAATACAAATTTACATTTATATAACTTTCTAAAAGTAGCAGCAGAGATTTTACAGTGCATACACTAGTAACTATTTCCACACATGTACACCCcgtgaaacttttttttttttaaatgaggaATATGATGGCAATACACTGCATCTTAATCCGAGCACACTatagggaagaaaaagaaaaaaacagatgAACACATACAAGAGAGCCACCATGAAGAGCAATGGATGCGGAGTACAATGGATACTGAGGAATGGGGCAAAGGATGCCATCATTCTCAGACCTTATCAACAACTGCATCATCATGTGTACCtacgagaagaaaaagaaattccAGCAGCATGTTATTTCCCTTCATCATTATTACAAAGAAAGTAGAAGAAAGGGTAAAGTATGTACTCCGGGGCTTGCTCCAtcagttagaaaaatatcatctgCGTTGGCAGGAAAACCATCACGAATCGCAATGCCAGCTGCAATTGCATCTCGTAGGCCTTTAATACCCTGTGACATTACAAGTACAATAGC of the Musa acuminata AAA Group cultivar baxijiao chromosome BXJ3-2, Cavendish_Baxijiao_AAA, whole genome shotgun sequence genome contains:
- the LOC135630659 gene encoding alanine aminotransferase 2-like — its product is MDRAAAAPPVSIDTINPKVLKCQYAVRGAIVSHAQRLQQELQTSQGSLPFDEILYCNIGNPQSLGQQPITFFREVLALCDHPALLGKSNIDALFSKDAIGRAQKILDLIPGRATGAYSHSQGIKGLRDAIAAGIAIRDGFPANADDIFLTDGASPGVHMMMQLLIRSENDGILCPIPQYPLYSASIALHGGSLVPYYLDEATGWGLEISDVKKQLEDAQSKGITVRALVVINPGNPTGQVLAEENQKKIVEFCKNEELVLLADEVYQENVYVDNKKFNSFKKIARSMGYGEEDLYLVSFQSISKGYHGECGKRGGYMEVTGFSAEVREQFYKVASVNLCSNISGQIIASLVMNPPKVGDESYKSFIAEKNGILSSLARRAKALEDAFNSLEGVTCNKAEGAMYLFPRLHLPQKAIDAAKAVIAAPDTLYARRLLDATGIVVVPGSGFGQVPGTWHVRCTILPQEDKIPAIISRLKAFHEAFMDEFRD